GGAGGAAGAGTAATGGCAAAAGACGTATTAGAAGTGGATGGAATTGTAAAAGAAGCACTTCCTAACGCAATGTTTAAAGTGGAACTTGAAGGTTTAGGGAAAGAAATACTTTGTCATATAAGTGGTAAAATTAGAATGAATTACATTAAAATCGTACCGGGAGATAAAGTAAAGGTTGAAATAAATCCTTATAGCCTGGACAAAGGTAGAATTACATATAGATACAAATAAAACAATCGAAGGCAAAGCTATGAAAAAATTACTTTTTTTTCTTTTATTAACTCCTCTTTTTGCCTCTCAAATTACAATAGCAGTAGCTACAAACGTTTCTTATGCTATAAAAAGTTTGGTTAAAGATTTTAACAAGTTATATCCGGATGTAAATGTTAGAGTTGTACTCGGTAGCAGTGGAAAATTAACGGCGCAAATAAAAAATCATGCTCCTTATGATGTTTTTTTATCTGCGAATATGAAATATCCATGGTATTTGTATAAAAACGGATACGCTTTTACAAGACCGGTTGTATATGCAAGAGGTGCATTGGCATTTTTTGCCCCAAAAAAAACAGTTAATTCAATAGAGGA
This window of the Caminibacter pacificus genome carries:
- the infA gene encoding translation initiation factor IF-1; the encoded protein is MAKDVLEVDGIVKEALPNAMFKVELEGLGKEILCHISGKIRMNYIKIVPGDKVKVEINPYSLDKGRITYRYK